The genomic DNA ATtgagtgatttttaactggttttctctttataatgtgttttattgacTGACGCCACTTAGCACGTCATAATAGAAAAACcgctataactctcatatacaacGTTCAAACagccttatatttgatacacatggaTACCGACCCCGACCACTACTTCAGAtctgtttcagttttttttaaacttttcaactttttgagttatttcctGTGGAACTTTCTGCTTTTTTCCACTTACATTGAAAGTTCCAaccttttttcccctcattggAACTTTTAACCACTTTGTCAGCCATTTTGTAACAGAtccaaaccattcaacctttaacatgttcagctactataACCAacctatttcaacttttttcaaccaaattgctaatattaagcaattgctaggtgaatgctaatgataggtcaGTGGTAATGCTAGGCGAATGCTACTGCGAGGCTAATGATTCTTCCTGAGCCAAGGAAGGGAGAAGACGTGTTTTCagagacgagaacacatcacaaaaaaaaaaaaaaaaaaaaaaaaaaaggggaagaaacgaggttggatgtaaaattatctgtgttcaaattaggggacggatctagataagcataatgcttttttccgtcgccctttccggcatgaaaaaaggacaaaaaaaaacaaaaaaaaaaaaacaatgtgaatgcaaccatgtcggaaatgaactgaataaataaaaaaaaaataaataatgcaattGCTGCGCTAATGCTAGCctacgctaatgctaatgctaggataatgctaacattaggctaatgctatgttaatgctatcgctaggttattgctaatgcagtgcaacacGGGCCAGCActtgcatcctcacttgcattttcttcaggaaatgcaaatattctagtttatttTGTTCCCtcacagttgaaaaaaaattatacattatttaatgtatttttaataataaactcaaaataaaaatcacctcTGCTTAATGTCTTGTATTAAAAGCGTTCCATACCAATGGTGACATTTGCAGCCATGTTGTAGCCGTAGTCAAAGCTGATAAAGGTCAAGTAGGAGACGTGAGAAGTGAAGGCCAAGATGAGCAGCACCCCCACCATGCTGGACACCACGGGTCGTCTCAGACCCAAAGTCCTGAAGAACAATACACAGTTACAGTTGGTTGATATTCAGTGTTGTTGGTAATGTTGTTTAGTCTGTTTATCTTTGtaaaaatcctgtttttcatgaggataaaaaaacaactcttcTAAACATACACGACTTGTTTCAGAGCTTACCTGACACAACACAAGTAGATTGAATACAGAATGACTGCTGTtgcacagaaatagtccattttctaaaaacaaaaaacactcgaATTAACAACTTTTCCGACCAAACGAAcaatagataaatatatatatatgcttttATTCAACAATATGTAACATCGACACAGTGACTGTGTGCATGGTTATTTACAGAGTTTAATGTGATGTCATTAGAATGTCATTGAAACGTTCCTATCAATACATGGTTttaacagtggttcccaacccttTTTGGGTCGTGACTCCATTTTaacatcacaaatgtccagcaacctcagaaacatttttttctttctcgaattatttttttgatcatatttattagTGTGTTATGAATATGGattagccaggattagtgacaagatAATTTAATACTGAATTTCATTTGAAcgacatttatatttaagaaagttTAAGGATaggatactttttttttttaatccaattactgaacatttcaggcgaccccacatggggtcctgaccccaaggttgaaaaacactgagttaTAATAAAAAATCCCATCAGTTGTTCTTCCTTCTCTACACAACACAGTTTTCTATTAACCCTGAACCATGTGACCTGGCACCTGAAAGCAACACTATTGTTTATCTGCTGTGAACGTCAACAAGCTACTGCTAGCTAACAACACAGATTGTTCTCTTTAGAACCATCCTACAAAGGCTGCAAGTAATAAACAGCTGTACCTCAGTGAGAAACGTGTCCCGGGTGTGAAACACCGTTGACCAGAACCAAGCATTAAGAGACACCTACACACACAGGATTTCACATTAATATGCAACAGATTTGTTGTGATATGGTGTTAAAATGGTTGGTTTCTGGACTCACCAGAGAGAAGGCGTTGATGGTGTGGTACATGGGGCTCTGGCGTGGTACGGTGTTGCGATAACGCAGTAACATCAGAAGGCAAGACAAGCCATTTAGAAGCGACGCCAGTGCAGACGCTGGCTCCTCAAAACACAGGAAGCGAGCAAACGGCCACTGGAATAAAAACACCAATTCAATtcacatttaacaaaaacaaacaaatgaataaaatcacGTTTACATGGAGGTCAGACCTTGCCGTGAAACTGTGGGACTTGATATCCCTCGGCTTGGTAAAGGCCAACAGTCGTCCACATGCACTGATAGCGACAATCATCACGACACGTCCAACCTGGaatacaagaaaaaagaaagtaaattaaatgtgtgtgtgtgtgtgtgtgtgtgatgtttcgTCTCTTGCTGCAACCCAAACATCATAATTTTGATAAAAGGGGACTGATTTAGGAGCTTGTTGTGCTAACTACAATGAccattttacaataataataacagaatAAGAGTAATGgactgttgtttatttttaatgtttttaagtggGTTTGTTTATGTGGTCTGGCATTAAATGGAGACTTTTATTCAGCAAAGGACTGAGACGCAATAATAATGAATGTGCTGTTAGTCACTCATACGTGCTGTCCTTTAAAGCAGAAAAAGGCCACAATGGCATGCTTTGTggaactgtttgttaataaatgtgcccgtTTTgtttcagcaaatttaaccctgggctgtttttttctgaccagacttcatttgaatcaAAATGATCgaaatttatatcgtatatctccatttttttagacaaaatatcgagatatgagttttgggcCATATTGCTCAGCCCTAATTATATGTATGACTTAAAGTCactgagtacaatttcaatcaataccagttcttctacttgagtagattcTGATCAGTGCTCACCTGTCAGCACCATGTAGTTGGGCTGGTCGGACTGGAAACCCCTCAGCCGGGCTCCAGTGCAGTTGGTCCGGACACACAGCTTCACACAGTCCCGGTACACCGGCTCCTTGTCGCCTTGGGAACCGTGAACGGGGAAGGTCGCCAGCAgcagtagtattagtagtaatgGTAGTAATGGTGGTAATGGTGGTGAGGCTCTGACAGCTGCTGAACAGCGGAGCACCGAGGCCATGGCGGCGGCAGCGGGACTCAGGCCGTCAGGACCGGGAAAGGCACAGAGAGACCGGGGTGGAAGCTCACCGAACCcccatagctgttagctgttagctattagctgttagctgttagctgctGTTAGCTGTGACAGCAGCAGATGTTTTTCCTCTGATggtattttttaattcttctccTTTTTGCTCATTGATTCCTGACGTCCAGCGCCCCCTAACGGAGGAGCGACGTACTGCCAGAAAAAAATGGTGTTTTTgtataacctttatttaaacaacagcaacatttttttaaataattaacaaatgacaacattaacaaaatatacaaagaatGATCAAAGCAAGAATGACaagaactaaaaaaatataaccAGAATGAATCAGAGGTCACAcaaaagacacattttcaataatttCGGAAATTTTAGCCTCAAATTTAGATTGGACaagttatatttaaatatttttaacccattcaaaaatgttTGCATGGGTTGTCAGAGCCTCACCACCATTACTACCACTACAACCAccaaaaatgtttgtatttgaaTGTATACATTTATGGACGACCCTGAAATAGAACAAaacaggtctgaaaatggatggatggacatttATGAATGAAACATTTTGCCAAATTGAAATTGAGTTGTACAAAAAActcttttatcttttatttttaattcaaacatAATCTGAACAAACAAGTGAGGGTTAAGGTCATGGccagaaatgtatttatgtgATGAAATCCAAAAGGTTTTTGTGCTCACATGTAATAAGAATAAATGCACAACTGTCTCACAATGAATGTCACAAAAATCAATATTAAGCttttgatattaaaaaataaataaaataaatttcttTAGCCTTTGGAGCTAGCAGCcaacacaaatatacagtacactaaaaataaaatcataatttattattataattatttagtATATGATTAAGGATTAAGTGGTAAAACTGTCAAGAAAATGTGTAAATCAATAGCCTACACCCTTTTAGTTTCTACAAAGTCTATGAGGTATTCTCAGAGgtgtatattaaaaataaatacattataaaaatcCAAATGTCCTGAAGAAGCAAATGCTGTTAGTTAACCCCGTGCCCCCACTTAAACCAAGAGACACAATGTCGTACGAAAGATAGCGGCTTTTATtagtatttctttatttgttacaGTGTCGACAGTTACAACAACAGGAGGGAAACATCAGTGAGAAGGAgcacaaagaataaaaaacaaagactcTTATCTTTTGCTTTTCAACTCACTGGACTCCAACTTACCATCTTTTACCATCACTTTCCCAATTTATCTTATTGAACCTTTTGAACTCGTGCATTCCTCCTCTTTTCTCTGCAACTTTTCCCACCTATCAGAGAATTAAAGTGCAATTTAAAAGACAGGGGTAGGCAAACTATTATAGTACAATACTCCCTGTCTTATACATTGTACTTGCCTCCAATATGAGAAATGGGAGAATTCCACGGATCACACTGCGTTTGGCTCAGACTAACATACCACCAGGGTCAGACCACTCACTTGTTTCAAGTAATGGGCTGTGCATGCATCATAGCACCCAAGTTATATCCTCACCCTGCAGCCAGTCTACACACGCTGCACGTAGGTAAGATGCAAACACTGTTCGTCAGAGGAGCAGAATGAGTGATGAAGGGGAAAAAAGGAGGAGCAAGAGGCAGGGACAGAGTTGGAGAGAGAGTTTCAGTCTcataagattatttttttttattgaaaacaatCCCATGTTCCTCCTGTTgtactcacacacaaacatcccCACAGCCCTCCATCCACTCACTGAGGGTCTCAGAAGAGACAAGTCTTTACGTGGTGAGCCAGTGTATGAAAGGAAGGCATAGCGTTTGAGAGGATAGAGCCAGTAAGTGTTTGGATGAAAATGGGTTTGAATGCTATGGTTGAGGACTTGAAAGAAGGGATTTACTCTTCCTTGTCCTCTCCGTGTGTGATGACATAGCAGATGTTCTTGTAGTCAACGTTGCCAGCCACATCAGGGGGGAAAGCAGCCCACAGGTTGGTCATCTGCAGAGAAAGGAGATTAAAGAAGGGACTTAAAACTCTGTAAACATGAGAATTATCTCCATGAAGGAATGTAGAAGGACATCATCTCACCTCCTCAGGGGTGAACCTGTCGCACTGGGTGGTCAGAAGCTCCTCAAGACTGCAGAGAATAGGGAACGAGAGAGCAGAGAGATTAAACTCTTGAATAAGTAAATGTATTGTGATTGTAAAAGCTCTTACAATTCTTTCTTAATGAAACCAGTGGCCTCGGGGTCCAGGACCTTGAAAGCACTCACGATAACGTCCTCGGGGTCAGCACCTGAAAGCAAAAGAAGTTATTCATGatcaaaaaatcaatcaattgttGAAACTCAAGATGATTGAAAGTGATTTAAAATGGAAATATGAAGCTAATGAATTTTGGTATTTTACAA from Gouania willdenowi chromosome 19, fGouWil2.1, whole genome shotgun sequence includes the following:
- the pgap3 gene encoding post-GPI attachment to proteins factor 3; protein product: MASVLRCSAAVRASPPLPPLLPLLLILLLLATFPVHGSQGDKEPVYRDCVKLCVRTNCTGARLRGFQSDQPNYMVLTGWTCRDDCRYQCMWTTVGLYQAEGYQVPQFHGKWPFARFLCFEEPASALASLLNGLSCLLMLLRYRNTVPRQSPMYHTINAFSLVSLNAWFWSTVFHTRDTFLTEKMDYFCATAVILYSIYLCCVRTLGLRRPVVSSMVGVLLILAFTSHVSYLTFISFDYGYNMAANVTIAMVNLLWWLCWCWQNRGTLPYWWKCGLVVLLLHGLALLELLDFPPLLWVLDAHAVWHLSTIPVHFLFYSFLIDDSLYLLNTEKMGVKVE